The Electrophorus electricus isolate fEleEle1 chromosome 4, fEleEle1.pri, whole genome shotgun sequence region TAAAGCCAATAGAAAGACATGAAATATTTGTGGAATTCTTATGCACCGCGGTAACTAAAGTTGTATGTGGTTTAAAGTCACAAAAGTGCGCGTCTTATCATCCTGCGAAGAGCTTTTATATCAGACTATACTTATCAGACTATTATAGTTAATTCGCTAAAGTATTTATTTGTTAGACCAATGTAATTCACCACTGCAGGTGGAACTGCCTACTTTCGTTGTGTTACAGCGACATCTAGTGACAGTATTGAAACACATCTGGTAAAACCAACTATGTAGCACTACAGGCTGGACCAAATCCAAACGATAGGCACTTAACACCAGATTGTTACTGGGCTTTACCTATAATCTCAGTGGTATGAAATCTTGCCCTTTTGATCTCAGCAATAGTTTTATATGCAGCAAATATAATGCCTGAACCCACTGcaatttttattgtaaaacaaaaacaacaaataacttTTCCTTCTTTAACATGACCTTGCAACTAAGGTTACTTTCTGTATAAGGTAATACTCCATTTTGTACACCTGGCTAGAGGTggcatgacaaaacaaaaacaaacaaaaaaatagacaaaaatgttttatggtcTGATGAGCCCAAAGTTAGTAATCACTCAAAAGGTAAGCCATCCGAATGATGGGAACCCAATGGTTGATTCAGAGTAGActattaaataatatatgatataaatatataaataatggcTGTGTGTTTCAGATACCAGCTGTGTGTTTCTAAGAATGAATCCATATCACCAACATTCACTGATTCACTGACATAAAAGTTACAGTGCTCTGATTCTTGGTATGTATAAATACCAGAATGTGCTTCATGTTAACTATCAGAAAATGATGGTTTTGGGTTTggccactgcacactgctcatTCCACACGAGCATGCcacttcaccacacacactggccttGCTATGAGTTTTCACCATGTAGATTATTGGATGTAGGGGAGTAAATCTCACAactaaaaatcaaaaacaaaacaagcaaacaaacaaaaacattggtgctctgtaatactgcaggAACACTGAAGCCAGCATCACAGAAAGCCTTTGTGGGGACTCCTCCACAACCAATAGCCAGTTACCTGTTTTTATCTCTTAATTGCTTTAAGGTTCAACTTCCGTACATTCCGCTGGACTCAGACGATGCTGTTTGCTATTAATGAGATCAATAAAAAGGACAACCTGTTACCTGACACAGAGCTGGGGTACGTTATTTACGACTCATGCTTCACAATCTCGAAAGCGGTGGAGGGCACTCTGACCTACCTGACCGGCCAGGATGAGGCGGTGCCCAATTATCGCTGCGGGGACGGCGCTCCACTGGCCGCGCTGGTTGGGGCGGGAGGCTGTGACCTGTCTGTCGCCACAGCTCGAATTCTTGGCCTCTACTATTTTCCGCAGGCAAGTATTAGGTGAATTAATAACTGGACTGCTGTCtgtattgatatatatatatatatatatatatatatatatatatatatatatatatatatatatatatatatatatatatatatataaagctgtttttaaaactgttttcagGAAGCAACATACATTGTCTGGCTGTGGTAAATAAGCTCATATTCTCTCATCTCccataatgttttatataataatCTATATTGTAATGGGAGTAGAGACTACTTGTCTTAGGTCAACACAACCACGCTGGGTACGAGATTATGTCCAACAATTAAATGAGACAGTTTTTATATTCTTCACAGAAAATTCTAGAAGCACTACTGGCTAGATAATTGTCGACAAAACCTGTTCTTTGGGATAGCTTCAGAGATCCGATACCAGGCCTTACTATCTGCATCTCTGCCATCTCAGGTGAGCTACTCGTCCTCGTGCTCAGAGCTGGAGAGCAGGTTCCAGTACCCCACTTTCCTCCGCACCATCCCCAGCGACGAGCACCAATCGGTGGCCATGGCCCAGCTGGTGCTCCGCTTCGGCTGGACCTGGGTGGGCACCATTGCCTCGGACGACGACTACGGCAAGTACGGCATCAAACGCTTcaaggaggtggtggaggaggctGGAGTGTGCATCTCCTTTTCGGAGACCCTCCCCAAGTTCGTTGCGCCCGAGAGCATCCAGCGCATCGTGCGCACAGTGCTGGACTCCACGGCAAAGATCGTGGTGGTGTTCTCCTCTGACGTAGACCTGAGCCCCCTGGTGGAGGTGCTGCTGCAGAACAATGTCACCAACCGCACATGGATCGCCAGCGAGTCATGGGTGACGTCAGCCCTCATCTCGAAGCAGGCGGACGTGCTCTCCACACTGGGCGGCACGCTGGGCTTTGCCATCCAGCGTGCCGACATCCCAGGCCTGCGTGAGCACCTGCTCAGCATCGACCCCTACCAGGACGCATTGACGGAGGAGTTCTGGGAGACGGCCTTCAGCTGCACGCTCAGCTATGGACGGGCGCTGAGGAACGCCCGCGCTGTCAGGGAGGCGGGGAACGCCACAGCGTCGCGGGCCACCACCAATGCCTTGCCGGACGGCCTGTGCACAGGGAAGGAGAACCTGGAGAAGCTGAACAACACGTACTTGGACGTGTCGCAGCTCAGGCTGACGTACAACGTGTATAAGGCGGTGTACGCCGTGGCTTACGCCCTGCACCACCTGGAACACTGCGAGAATGGGAGCGGCCCTTTCCAGGATCGCTCATGTGCTGACATCACTAAGTTTGAGCCCTGGCAAGTAAGTGTCCACACCCATACACCtacttttaatgcatttaatgcaTTACATAGATGCATATAACCCCACACCTGACCCTAGCTGTAACCTGAGTAACCAGAACATGTATCTTATCAGGTAGCTCTCTGGTTTTCCTACATagtcagaacacacacacacacacacacacacggacacacggacacacacaaatcttgGTCTAACACCATTCTCTCCTCCCTAGTTGATGTACTACTTGAAAAATCTGCGCTTCAACGTACCTCATACCGGAGAGGAGATATTCTTCAATGACGGGGAAGTTCCAGGGTTTTATGAGATCCTTAACTGGCAGAGGGATGCGAATGGAGGGGTGACATACGCCCACGTTGGATACTATAATAGTACTGCGTCCACAACTGAAAAGTTGATCCTAGACAACTCTTCGATCATATGGCATAATGATGTATTGCAGGTCAGTGAGCACAGTTATTTACACCTCCAAGTGAACATTAGGCCCTGGAAAGTTAAACAACTGATAACATGTTAGAACATATTGAAACATAGAGTCATTCATGACAGAGAAAATGTTGCATGTATAGCCCTGCAAATCGTGAGCCCATCAGAACATGTTATTTGAAGGTGGATCAGGTCAGCTCGGGTCGGACTGGGTCGGACTGGCATGTTCAGACAAAAGCGCGAGATCGTAAGGCAGTTGTAATCCTTAGAAAAGAAGTGACTTCTAATGCTGATTATTCCCATGTCTGccccctcctctgcctctggtCAAGCACATCAGAGTGCTACACATGTGAACAAGCAGCATGAGACATATGGGACATATGGGGAACTTTAGAACTTTGTACACGTTCAAAAATCCTCTTTTCCCTCCTGTTGCTGGTCCTGCTCCATGTCGCCCCCTCCTGTTGGTCTGCAGCCACCGcgctctgtgtgcagtgagagatGCCAGCCTGGTACCAGAATGGGGATCAGGCAGGGGGAGCCCGTCTGCTGTTTTGATTGCATCCCCTGTGCCGACGGAGAGATTTCCAACACAACAGGTCATTATCTACTCTATACAGGCTAAatcatgtatatatacattcaGCCtgaatcattgtgtgtgtgatttactgGTCAATTCAATGATAATTTTGAAGGCTAAAAAGGGTGTGTGCCTATTGTCACTGATGAGTCAATTCAGTACAACAAATATagacatatatttaatatagatCAAAATTAGAGCCACAATAAGGGTATTTAGCTGCATCAGATTAGAGGATGAATTATGGAAATACATCCATAATGGAAGTAGAGCTGTCTTAAGAATATGCTTAAGAAATATCTTTACGTGAAGAAATAATCATATATAACAAAAAATCATTtaagcaacaacaaacaaccacaaacagaaaaatgtgaataGCTTATGTGAGCCACATTTCAGTAAACcgatgtgtgttgtgtcttcCTACGACGGTCTTCCATGCATGTGCGCTGTCTAACAGATGCTAGGGGTTGTATCCAGTGCGAGGAGGACTACTGGTCCAACACCAACCACGACGCCTGCGTCCTGAAGACTATTGAGTTCCTGGGCTTTGGCGAGCCCCTGGGGATCACTCTGATCGCCATCGCCGTGTTCGGCGCTCTCCTGACCATGGTGGTGGGCGTGGTCTTCCTGAAGCACCTGACCACACCCTTGGTGCAGGCCAATGATGCATTGTTGAGCTTCACCCTGCTACTGGCACTGACGATCACGTTCCTCTGCTCAATCGTGTTTCTGGGAGAGCCGCAGCGCTGGTCCTGCATGACCAGCCAGGTGGCGCTAGCAGTGGGCTTtgccctctgcctctcctcg contains the following coding sequences:
- the LOC113589425 gene encoding vomeronasal type-2 receptor 1; its protein translation is MAFFAFTAKYRLLLRLCVVSLFCAHAAGEATCKLKAKFNLNGYKNIERKKVILGGMFAVHNRLASTDSNSSSIPVSSGCEWFNFRTFRWTQTMLFAINEINKKDNLLPDTELGYVIYDSCFTISKAVEGTLTYLTGQDEAVPNYRCGDGAPLAALVGAGGCDLSVATARILGLYYFPQVSYSSSCSELESRFQYPTFLRTIPSDEHQSVAMAQLVLRFGWTWVGTIASDDDYGKYGIKRFKEVVEEAGVCISFSETLPKFVAPESIQRIVRTVLDSTAKIVVVFSSDVDLSPLVEVLLQNNVTNRTWIASESWVTSALISKQADVLSTLGGTLGFAIQRADIPGLREHLLSIDPYQDALTEEFWETAFSCTLSYGRALRNARAVREAGNATASRATTNALPDGLCTGKENLEKLNNTYLDVSQLRLTYNVYKAVYAVAYALHHLEHCENGSGPFQDRSCADITKFEPWQLMYYLKNLRFNVPHTGEEIFFNDGEVPGFYEILNWQRDANGGVTYAHVGYYNSTASTTEKLILDNSSIIWHNDVLQPPRSVCSERCQPGTRMGIRQGEPVCCFDCIPCADGEISNTTDARGCIQCEEDYWSNTNHDACVLKTIEFLGFGEPLGITLIAIAVFGALLTMVVGVVFLKHLTTPLVQANDALLSFTLLLALTITFLCSIVFLGEPQRWSCMTSQVALAVGFALCLSSLMGKAALLMLRARAVKAAKTAAKAAKVAAAASEDSPDTTAIAPAPPPKNDVDPIRPGQQRVIAAVCTLVQVAACTVWLVLLPPHPVKNTAAQNIKIILECDPGNIVFICAVFGYDVLLAVLAFTFGFVARRLEDHFSEGKCITFGMLVFFIVWISFVPAYLSTRGKFMVAVQIFAILASSFGLLACIFLPKCYVLLVKPERNKEELVMPRPKLRDAAAGTGTSASLATVTNGTTMSTVSVSN